A genomic stretch from Helianthus annuus cultivar XRQ/B chromosome 1, HanXRQr2.0-SUNRISE, whole genome shotgun sequence includes:
- the LOC118491096 gene encoding secreted RxLR effector protein 161-like, giving the protein MAYSFSPKRFRHIHYRRLIGSLRYLLHTRPDLSYSVGVVSRFMEVPKESHLTAVKHIIRYIKGTIQNGLKYQSGGDGKLVGFSDSSFGTDIQDRRGTTGTVFYLSNNIVTWSSQKQRTVALSTCEAKFMAATTAVCLHGQNTPNEHPTRENRSFPH; this is encoded by the coding sequence ATGGCGTACAGCTTCTCCCCAAAACGGTTCAGGCACATTCACTACAGAAGGCTCATAGGGAGTCTTCGATATTTGCTGCATACGCGACCTGACCTTAGCTACTCGGTTGGAGTAGTGAGTCGTTTCATGGAAGTGCCTAAAGAGTCTCACCTCACAGCCGTCAAGCACATAATACGGTATATCAAGGGCACGATTCAAAATGGGTTGAAGTACCAATCCGGGGGAGACGGAAAACTGGTCGGATTTAGTGATAGCAGTTTTGGTACCGATATTCAAGACCGAAGAGGGACGACTGGTACAGTTTTCTATTTGTCAAACAATATTGTTACGTGGTCTTCTCAAAAGCAACGTACCGTGGCACTATCCACGTGTGAAGCGAAGTTTATGGCTGCTACAACCGCTGTGTGCCTACACGGGCAAAACACTCCTAACGAGCATCCTACACGCGAAAACAGAAGTTTTCCACACTAA